In Candidatus Desulfofervidus auxilii, a single genomic region encodes these proteins:
- a CDS encoding class I SAM-dependent methyltransferase, whose amino-acid sequence MLKKLVKYCDVQNLSKKFSSKFSVIILSHVLEHLNNPLKAIEEAHKISKFVIIVTPKLWQLPNWLNPSHKWVVYKKDNQLIFENYLKKQKIVYNLRKTDFVF is encoded by the coding sequence TTGCTGAAAAAACTTGTAAAATATTGTGATGTTCAAAATTTATCAAAGAAATTTTCTTCAAAATTTTCTGTAATAATCTTAAGTCATGTATTGGAGCATTTGAACAACCCATTAAAAGCAATAGAAGAAGCCCACAAAATAAGTAAATTTGTAATAATTGTTACTCCAAAGCTTTGGCAATTGCCCAATTGGCTTAATCCTTCACATAAGTGGGTTGTTTATAAAAAGGATAATCAGCTTATATTTGAAAATTATTTAAAAAAACAAAAAATAGTTTATAATTTAAGAAAAACTGACTTTGTTTTTTAG